The sequence below is a genomic window from Candidatus Methanoplasma termitum.
TCCTGAGGACCTTCCATGCCATGAGCAGGAGCTTTCCCGCCACGATCATATCGAACCTGTTCTCGGCCACTTTCCTCGAATACAGTTTGACGAACTCCCTGAGATCTATCTCCCATGGGTCGATCCCGTTCTCGATCACAAGGCTGAACGCCGATCTTATTGATTCATCCACCGGGTCGTTGAGCTTCTCTCCCGAGCCTGCTTTGTTCAGAATATCCATGTATCCGTTGATCCTGTCGAATGATTCCTCATCATCCGACAGGGCCTTATGGAACAGTAAATGCTGCTCCATGTCTTCTTTCTTCATTGTTTCTTCCATTCCCATCCCATCCATCCTTTTTAATTTTCCCTTCACTCTTTCTTTGTCTTATCCTCTTTTTGTTCCAGCTGTTCCTTCAAAGCCTCTTCTTCGTATTTCGATACCTCTGCCAGGTCCGGCTGCATTATCACTTTGCTGATGCCGGACGGCGGCCTGGTCACCCCGATAAGGTGGTCGGCCATCGCTAATGTTACCTTCCTGAGTGATACTTGTATGAACTGAGCTTTCCTCGAGCTCTCCTTTACCCTCTTCGCCACCATTTCGGCGTTGACCGAGTCCAAGAACATATCCACTTCGTCCAACACATAGAACGGTGACGGCTGATACTCCTGGATGGCGAATATGAACGCTAACGCGGTGAGCGACTTCTCTCCCCCGGACAGCGCTTCCAGCCTCAGGAGTTTTCCGTTCTTCGGTTTGGCGTTGATCGTCAGACCGCCGAGGAACGGATCCTTCTCGTCCTCCAGTCCCATGAATGCCTCTCCTCCGCCGGAGAGCTGAGCATATATCACTTTGAAATTCGTGTTAACCGCGTCGTAGGACTGCATGAACAGCCCCTTCTTCTGCGAGTTGAGGGACTCCGTGAGATCGCTGAGTTCCTTGATCTGGGTCTTAAGCTTTCCGACATCAGCCATCAGAGAATCGAACCTTGCTTTGCGCTCTTCGTAATCCTCTATCGCCCTGAGATTGACGTTGCCTATCCTTGCGAGTACATTCTCGCAGGACTTGATGGTGCGTCTTATCTCCTCTTCCGAGGGGATGGGCTGCCGGACCTCCACTTTGATCTCCGCTATCTCGATCTTAAGCTGGCCGAGGCTCTCGTTGACGATGAGGATCTGAGCTTCGTTGGAGGATCTCATTCCGGTCTTGACCTCCAGCTTATCCTGTACGGAGTCCTTCTCTCCGGAGAGTTTGAATCCTTTTTCGACCAGAGCGTCCCTTTGATCCCTCAGATCCTTGATGCCCGATTCCATCTCGGTCTCGATCTTCCTGAGAGCCGAGAGTTCGACGGTTATCCTTTCCATCTCCTTTCCGTATCTTTCAATATCCTCTTTGCAGTCGGATATCTTCTTGAGGACGGTCCTCATCTGACCTTCCAGATTCTCGCGGTGCTTGTTCAGCCCGGATATCTCCGTTTCAAGGGAGTTCTTCTGCGAACGCAGTTCTGATACATCGTTCGTGAAATTATAGACGTTGTCCCTTATCTTCTGTATCCTTTCCTGCATCTCCGCGGGAGCTATCTCCGCAATCTTTTCTCTTAATTCCGTTCTCTCCGATCTCATCGAGTCAAGCAGAGCGGATACCTCTTCCAAAGCCTTCTTCGAATCTTTGTGCCGCTTCTCGGCTTCGGCGTGCTCTCTGCTCTTGGTGTTGAATTCATCGGACACAAGCTGCCTGGATCTCTTCAGTTCGGATATCTTCGCCGTTAATTGGCCGATCTTCGCCTGGGCGCCCATGTTCGCGCCGGAGACCTTCCTCATCTCATCGTCCATCAGGCGGATGCCGTCCCTGATCTCTTTGAGCTTTGCCCTGAGACCATCCAGAGAATCGTTGGCCGCCCTCAGTTTCGCGCTCACTTCATCCAGCTTGGATTCGGATGCCGCGCCGAACTTCATTATATTCTGGGTATTGAGGGTCCCTCCCGTCATCGCTCCGGATGCTTCGAGAAGTTCTCCTCCCTTGGTGACTATCCTTATCCCGCCCATGATCGCTCTCGCGTCGGACATCGTGTTTACAACGAGTGTGTCCTGGAAAACATACCAGAACACGTTCGCATACTTCTGATCGTAATCTATGAGATCGGTGGCGTACCCCTCCGTCTGCTTGACGGTCATGATCGCCTTTGCCCGAGGCTTGCCCGGGACCATCTTGCTTAACGGCAGGAAGGTCACCCTGCCGAGCTTCTCCTTCTTCAGGTATGCGATGCAGTCTGCGGCGACCTGGTCGTCGTTGACGACGACGGATCTCATCTTCCCGCCCGCGGCGACCGATAATGCCGTCTCGTACCCGGGCTGAACGGTCGCCAGTTCCTGGACGGTCCCGTGTATACCGGATGCGGCGCCTTTGTTCCTGAGTTCGATGATGGCGTCGACCGCCTCGTCGCCCTTGTTGAACTTGTTGGTGATCTTCTTTTCGGCCATGAGCTCGCTGTACTGCGTCTCCAGTCTCCTGACGGCTTCCTTGAGCTCGTTCTCCTGCTTTTCCAGCTCGGCCTCTTTCCTCTTGGACTCCATTATCTTCTTTGAGATGTCCTCTGCGCCGCCGCCGGTCTCCTGTTTGATCTCCTTGAGATTCCATTCCGCATCTTTTATTTCGAAGTCCGAGGCCTTGAGCCTCTCGTCCAGGGCCGCCTTGGACCTTCCCGCTTCTTCCGCAAGTGCGGATGCCTTCGCCGCAGAGACCTCGGCTTCCTGCTCGGCAACCTCTTTTTGATCGATCTGGGCTTCCAGATCATTAAGTCTGTTCTGTAATTTTGTGTGTTCGCCGCCGTGCTTCAGCATCTCTTCGTTGATCTTGGCATCCTCGGCCTTCGCGTCGTTCAGCTTCTTCTCGCTGACCTTCAGCTTGTCGGAGACCTCCTTAAGAGTGACCGATAGACCGTCGCGCTCTGCCAGATTTGCGTTGACGGCGTCCTCGAGCCCGTGTTTTACGACCTCGTGCTCTCCGATGTCGTCGTTCGCTCTTTCGGCACGGTCCTTCTGCATTGCCATGTCGATCTTGGCCTTCTCGATCTTATCCTTGATCTCCCTGTACTCCGGCCCGACGCGGTCCTCGATCTCTTTCTCTTTGGCCTTGATGGCGATGTCGTTCGCGGCGTACTCCGCCTTTATCGCCTCTTTGCGTTGGTTGAGAACCTGTATGTCCTTGTCGATGGCGATTATCTGCGCGTTGAGCCCCTCGAGCTTGGCCTCTTCTATCTGCATCTGCCTGTGCACGGATTGGGCTTTGGCCACTTCGAGAAGGTTCTGCGTTTCGATGTACTTCTTGGCGTCTTCCTTGTCCTTTTCAAGCTTCTCGATCTGTTTATCGAGTTCTTCGACGACTATGTTTATCCTTTCCAGGTTGGTCTCGGCCTCGGTGCGTTCTCCTTTCGCCTTTTCGATGTCGGCGTCGTAACTCGATATCCCGGAGATCGAGTCGAGGACCCTCCTTCTGTCCATGTTGCCCATCTGAACTATGCGGGTGACGTCGCCCTGCTGCACCATGTTGTATCCATCGGCGGATATCCTTGCCTTTGTGAGAAGGCTGTCGAACTCGGTCAATGAGGATTTTCTGTCGTTGACGTAGAAATATGAGCTGTAATCTGTTCCGTTATCCGATATTTTGACGTATCTCGTCAAGCGGACGATGTCGTCATCCCACGGCATCATCCTGTCGGCGTTATCGAAAACAAGGGATACTTTAGTGAATCCCGCTTTGCTTTTTGCTTTCCCGCCGTCGAATATGAGGTCTGTGAGTTTTCCGGCCCTTACGGCCTTGGAGCTCTTCGGGCCCAGAACGAACAGGATCGCATCGGTGATGTTGGATTTACCGGAACCGTTCGGTCCCGTGACTGCCATATAACCTTCCATCAGGGGTATCGTAAGTTTCCCCCCGAAGGATTTGAAGTTCTCTAACTCTATTTGCTTCAAGTACACGTTCTTTACCCCATCCCCGGGCAAACGTAATCCTTCGATCCGAATGCATCCCTTTATCCGCGTGCGGATGGTTCCTTATATTGTACGCATGTTATTTAAATACAATCCCAAAAAATGGCGTTTTTGGAGTTCATTACAGAAAAGACCACAGTTATACAATGTCGTATTTTGCTGAAAGAACGGTGCTGGTTCTTGGACCCAAGTAGAATAAGATGCTTTGTTCAGAGTCCCTCCAAGATATCCTCATCCTTAGTTTCCAATTTTATAAAGGTGAACCTCTTCTTTCCGAGGTCTTTCAGCGATGAGCCAAAGATATAGACCGTGTGATCGATGATAAGGTACCTATCATGAAACTTATCTGACACGCGTACTATCGCCGGCTCGAATTGTTTATTGTGTTTATTAATATCCAGTCTTAACTGGGGCGAAATATCTCTTGTGAATATTTCCGCCGGAACGCCGGAAGATCTTTTTGATAATAACAACAGAACAGATTCATCGACATAATTATCCAAAAGCACAATCGATTCCTTTGCTGACTTTATCAGATCCGCAACGAAAGCGTATGCGTCGAAAAACTGTCCTTCATAGAAAACTCTCTCAACCGGCGGCAGCGAAGAACTTACGAAGAAATCTATCTTCTTATCGTGCTCGGCAAGACGATATTCAACACGTTCGAATCGTTGATTTATGGCATAGCCTTTCAGAATGTATTCCTTCAGGGTCTTTGTGGCCCATCTGCGAAAGATCGTGCCTCTGAGCGATTTTACTCTGTATCCGACCGATATGATCACATCCAGATTATAGTATCTTGTACGGTAACTCTTACCATTTGGGGCAGTAGTAAAGGATTCCTTTACAACTGAGTCATTTTCCAATTCACCTTCTTTGAATGCGTTGTTTATGTGTATGCCAATGTTTTGTTTCGTCGTTTGAAACAGGTCCGCCATCTGTGCCTGTGTTAGCCAAACGGTCTCATCGTCGACCAGTACCTCTAATTTCAGAGAACTGTCAGGATGATACAACACTATTTCTCCTTTTTTTCTCTTTGTGTTGCGTCTTTTGTATATGTTTTGAAAAGTAGGTTTGGCCCAATGCGATGATCTCTTTGCGGGGGTCTCCGTTCTGAACTATCAGATAACAAGCGTATCTGGAAAGCTTGTAGTCTTTCACTTTTCGAATGCCGCCGTTTGGCACTTCTAAAGATTTGCTGACCTCAGCAAATTGTTCCGCCGCTTCGAACCCACTGTTCCTGCAGGCAAGCATTGCACGGTCGATCGCCTTCGAAAAATTTCTCCACTCTTTGTACTCAAGAACATCTGCGAGCTCTCTTGCGAACCAATACTCTTCGCCGTTCTCGTCTTTGTGTTTTATGTCTTCGAATCCTTTGTATTCCTTCTCGTTAAGATCGGTCATGAACCTATAGGTTCAGGAATGAAATATAAAGGGCGGCGGCTACAGCTATACTAACTTTTCATTTCGCCGCAAAGGATCGGAAGTGAACACAATGAATCTTTTATGACTTAGACCTCAGGTCTTTCGCGACTTCGCCTCGTTGTTCTTGAACCTTATCTGCAGATTCCGTTTCATTGTGTGCCTTCCATCGGGGGTCTTTTAGACGCTACCATAACCATATCTTGTGGTGCTGCGTTTGTCCATGTAAGTGTTCTTCAAAAGATACTCTTCGAAGTAGTCGCTGTTATAGAGATTATAACAGACAACATAGGTCTCTTTGCCCACTATTTGAAAACCCAACGCCACAATAATCAATGAGCTGAAGTCCTGATGATTCAATCAATAGAAGATGCAATTGTAATTCCCAAATTTCATAATGTCTGTGGACGATGCTTTTTAGAGGTCCGGTCACACTGTTAAGATTTCTTCAAAATATCCGATAATTTGGCGATAGAACCTATGATGTAACTCGGTTCCACATCGCTTCCCTCGAGATCGGACATCTTCGCCTCTCCGCTTAATACCAATATCGAACCTATTCCCGCATTTGATGCCATTTTCATATCCGTGTACAACCGGTCGCCGATCATTACCGCACCGTTCTTATCGACTCCCATCTCTCCGGCCGCCATCTCAAGCATCAGTCCGCTCGGTTTGCCGACTATTATCGGTGAAGTTCCAGTTAAATACGAAAGCAGATGAATGAACTGTCCGATATCAACATCGTACCCTTCTTCCATCGGACAAAGGTCATCGGGGTGCGTGGCGATCAACTCCGCGCCTTTCATAATGTAGTGATAAGCTTTGTTGATCTTGTCGAAAGTTATCGTTCTGTCGAATGTCAGCAGAACGATGTCCGGATCGTCCTCGCGGCTCTTTATTCCGAGCTCCTCGATCTCCTTTGTCACATCCGGATCCGCAATAACATAAACCTTCTTCCCCACCCTTCTTTCTTTGATGAATCTCGCCGTTGCGATCGTTGACGTCAATATCCTTTCCTTACCGACCCTGAACCCCATCTTCTTCAACTTCTCCGAATAATATTCCCTTGTGTGTGACGAATTGTTAGTCAGAAAAACAAAGGGAATCTTTTCTTTGATGAGAAGATCGATCGCTTCAACGGCGCCTGGGATCACGTTACTCCCTTTGTAAATGGTGCCGTCCATGTCTATCATAAATCCGGACGGTCTCATCCTCATTCCTCCAGGTACTCGTCCTTAAGGATCCTCATTGTCGTTCTTAGAGCATCCCTCGATTCGCGGCTGTAGATGCATGCCGCGGGATGATATGTGGGGATGAACAGAACGTCCTTGCCGTTGACCTTTATGGATATCTTCGTATTTGCGACAGAGGACATCTTTCCCTCATAACCCAGCAGATCCCTGCAGGCCGATTTCCCGAGACCGATGATGACCTTCCTTCCTTCCAATTCGCTGTCCAAAAAGGGTCTGCACGCCGCCATCTCTTCCGCGGTCGGGTCCCTGTTCTCCGGGGGCCTGCATTTTACCGTGTTCGTTATCATGACCTTAGAACGGTCCACTCCTTCCTCTTCCATTATCGCCATCAGAAGCTTTCCCGACCTTCCCACGAAGGGTTTGCCGGAAAGGTCCTCTTTCTCCCCCGGAGCCTCTCCCACGAATACCACCGAGGATCTCAGATCCCCGCTCGGCATTACCAACTGCGTCCTGCCTTCGCATAATCCGCATAACCTGCAATCGGGGTCGGGGATCATCTCTTCCCCTTCACTATCTCGGAACCGGTTATAAGCGCAGAAAGTTTCACGCCTATCTTCGCCAGATTCTCCTTTCCGCCGCCTTCCCTGTCGACCACGGACATTATATCGGTCACGACGGCGCCGTTCTCTCTCAGGAGAGCGATCGCCTTCGCGCTGGAACCCGCAGAAGTTACGACGTCTTCTATGACAAGCACATTCTCTCCCCTGTCGAGGTCTCCCTCGATCAACTGCTGGGTGCCGTGGTCCTTCTGTTCCTTCCTTACCATCACAAACGGTATCCCCGTTGCCATCGACAATGCGGCCGCCAGCGGTATGGACCCGAGAACGATCCCGGCGATACGGTCGGGCCTGATGTTCTCCTTCTGCATCTTCTCCGCCATCAGCTGAGATATTAAGTAAAGGACTCTCGGGTTCGTGCTTGCTTTCTTTATGTTAATGTAATAATCACTCTTCGCACCGGATGCCAGCGTAAAGGTCCCGAACTGAAGCGCCCCGCATTCTTCCAGTGCATTAGAAATCTCGCTCATCTGCTCACCATGGCTCTTTTTTGATACCGAGTTTGTAACCTATTATATTAACTCCTCTGTGGATGACGAACATCAGCACCAGGATGAATATCAGTGCCGCTATGTGCCATCCCTCTATGAACACGGAGTAGACCCAATCGGGGAAGAATATCGCCGTTATCACGAACGCCCCGAACACGAAGTCATACTGGTCCAATATCGGCGCTTTCGTTCCTCTTGCCATCCCCAATCTTCTCTTGATGAACGCCCCCATAAGATCTCCCAGAACGGCTCCGAAAGAAAGACAGAACAATATCCCGATGTTCCTCATGAACGGTCCGTAACCCCCGAAGTTCTCGGAGTCCCAGACGGCCGAAATACCAATCAGAATCAATCCTATGAGGACGCCTGCGAGGCCTCCTCCGAACAGTCCTCTCCACGATTTGCCGTCGCCGAATATCCTCTTGCCTCTCCAGGACCTTCCGAAATCGATCTTTGTGCCGCCGCCCACCATTGCCGCCGCCGAATTGGGCAGCATTGCCGGAATGAACAACCATAGTCCGTTGAACATTATGACGATGATATCGACTGCATCCATCTGTACCCAGAGATGTATACCGACCGTATAAGCTTTCGGAGAAAATGCGGCGGGATCATATTATTGCGACCATTTGGTTAAGCTGTTTGTCGCTGTTCTTCCTGATAAAAGAGAATCCGCAGGATTCGTAATACTCAATCATGCTGTCCTTGCAGTCCAAACGAACGACCCTGCATCCGAACATCTCTTTGCCGATAGAGAATGTTGAAAGAGCCTGTTTGATCATTATTTTTCCGAATCCTTTCTCGACACCGTCTGCTTTTGCTAGTTGTCCGAGCAGATATGCCTGTGCTACGTCGTGATCGACATTCATCTGCTCGAATATATCTTTTGGAATTGAGTAGTGTTCTTCCACATAGAGACACTTTATTGCCAGTGTGAAGAATCCTTTGACTTTATCCAAGCCGGACACGTTCCGTTCCAGAATGAGATATGTTCTTGAGATGCTCTCTCGGTCGTGTCTGATCGCAACATTCTTCAGAAAATGTTCGGCGGCAGGTTCTGCCGAACATTTAAAAGCGGATAGGAGTGCACGAAGATCCTCTTATCTCTGCCGTCAGTTTATCGAGTCTTTTTACAATGAGGCTCATTCGGGGGCACTCTCCCCTCTGAGTTCCATCTCGGCTCTTCTTTTTTCCAGTCTCTTTTTGAGCTCCGGAATGTCTTTTTCGCCTTCCTCGAGCACTTTCAACATATCGAACTCCGGCACATAGGGGCCTCTTTTTTCCGCGGCTCTCCACGCCGCGACAAAATTCTCCGCTGCTTCTTTGGTGTCTATCACCATCATCTCATAGAACGATTCTATCGGCATTTCTTTTTCACCTCTTTCACAATTTACGTCCTTGATATTTAGCGGAAGTACCGTACAGTTATACTACGTTTGCATTTATAACAGTAACTTATTTTTTACTTCATACTTTGTAGAACAATTAACCTGAGTGTTTTTGCCGTTTGCAACCTGCATTTTGTACAGATACGGGTCTTTCATGAAATTTTATGGGCACTTCGAATACAAACTTCTCTATCCGCAGACGAGTCATCGGGTCGGGAGAATCCTTGAAGACATCAATGAAGAAGTTCACGACATCTAATGCTGTTGCCATATCGCCATAAACCACACATTTCACACTTAAAGCTTTACTGCCGTTAACACTTTCGGAACAACATGTTTCTGATGATGCCACCGGTATGAACTCCGTGGGAAAGAAAACAATATGGCGGCACATCCTCATCGTGAAGTTGCTTTGGAGCAGCTCAAGGAAGCACAGGGCAATTTCAGAAAACTAAATAACCCTTTGACATATGCTCAAAGTATGCTCATCTTAGACAGTTCCGCGCTTTTCTCAATGGAGGGGTTACCGGATGAGGATTTTCTATGCCCCCCCGGCGTCATTGATGAGCTTGCCAAGTACAACGACAAGAGGCTCGACCTTTGGGGTGATCTTTTGAGGGTTTCCGACTGCACCAAGGCTTCGATCGATAAAGTCACCGAAGCAGCGAGAAAAAGCGGCGACCTCGGAAAGCTTTCTCCCGTGGACATTACCGTGCTGGCACTTGCGGTCGACACGGGCGGAACGATCCTCACCGATGACTACTCGATACAGAACGTCTCCCGTATCATGGGCATCCCTTTCAGGCCTGTCGGGATGTCCGGGATCAAAAAAGTTGAGAAGTGGAACTACCAATGCATAGGGTGCGGGAAATGGTTCAAAGAGAAACAGGATGAATGTCCTATTTGCGGTTCCGGGATGAAAGCGTGCAGAAAGAGATGATCAGGGGAAGATGCGTTTGCATCTGATGAGATCGCCCATGCGTCTTTCTCCGAGAATGCTCATACAGATGCTTGTTCTTCTGTCGGAACCGAAAGCTAGAACATCGGCAAGTTTTTTGTTGGATGCGGCTGTCCTCAACGGCTTGCGGAAGATCTTTTCGCATTCTGCCTGATAGTCCGTAAGGCTCCTGCCGTTCATGCAACGGTCACCTGCGACCTCGCCGCAGACCCTCCCAGCTATAAGCGCCAAAGGCAGCCCTCCGCCGTTGACCGATATCACTTGGCCAGCTGCGTCGCCGACCACCATTCCATTATCGGAAACGATCCTTGAGATCATCCCTTCGCTCGGGACGTATTTTCCTTCAAGCTTTGTCGTCACATCGAGATCGTGTTTCGTTCTGAACTTCTCGAAGTATTCGCTCAATGTGCCGTCGGCGAACTTCGGGGAAAACCCCACGCCGACGTTCGCCTGTCCTTTCTTCGGGATTATCCAGCTGTATGCGCCCGGAGCTATTCCGCCGAAGAACATTTGAACATATGGCTCAAAATCTCCTTTCGCCTGTGCGGTCACGGCCGGATACAGATCATTATTTTTCGGAATACCCAGCGATCTTGCTACTCTCGATCCGGGGCCGTCGGCGCCGATTATCACCTTGTACTCGATATCTCCCAATGATGTCTCCGCCTTCCCGTCCTTTGTTTTAATGAAGAGACATCCCTTCACCAACTGAGCGCCTTCCTTCTCCGCCTCAGACACTATGTGCTTGTCGAATCTGTCGCGGTCTGTGGTGTAACCTGTGAAATCAAGCAGCCTCTCTTTCCCTTTCGGATCTATGAGTTTTATCCCTTCGATGTCCCTGAGTTTCAATTCCTTAGGAATATCAAACAACGAAGATATATCCCCGGCGTTGGGGAACATACCGATTATCTCATCGTTCGAAGGTATCAATTCGCCGCACCTTACCGGGACGCCGACCTCCGGCCTTCTTTCGATGATGATGACGTTCGCTCCTTTTGTTGCGGCATATTTGGCGGCGGTCCCGCCGGCCGGCCCAGCACCGACAATGAGGACATCGGCTTTCATTGACATTCTGCGTCACCTGTTACGGGCAACTATGAATTTAGAAAGATCGATCAGCGATCGCTTATAGACGGAATCGTCGATAACATCGAGCATACCCATCGATGCTTCCGCTATCTCCTTTGCCTTTTCCATGCATCTGGGTATAGCGTCTGTCTTCTTGATCAGGGCGATGACCTCCGACACTTCCGCCCAGCTGATCTCTTTGTTCCTGAAGAAATCCTTTATCTTTTTACCGTAGACCGGGTCCTGCATCGCATATATCGCGGGGAGTGTCGGTTTCCCCTCGACCATATCGCTGCCGATCCTTTTTCCCGTCGTTCCCTCGTCGCCGTTCACATCCAGAACGTCATCGACGATCTGGAATGCCAGCCCGGTTTGGAATGCGAACTCCCCCACTTTTGCTATCGAATCGATATCTGCACCGGCAAGGAACGCTCCGATCTTTGCGCCGCACTCTATGAGTCTTGCGGTCTTCCCTTCGATTATTTTCAGGTAGTCCCCTTCCGTTACCGATATGTTATGTTCGAACTCTTTCTGAATGAACTCGCCCGCCGCCATCGCAGCTGACGCATCGACGATAAAATCCACTATCTCTGGAGATGCGGAGCCGATAAGTCTGAACCCCTGGGCGAACATGAAGTCCCCGGCGACGATGGATTTGCCGATCGAGTACTTTCTGTATGCCGCCTGCGCCCCTCTTCTCAGATCCCCTTCGTCGTTGATGTCATCGTGTACAAGCGTGGCGTTGTGAATGATCTCTATCGCGGTGGCGACATCCAGCGTCTTTTTTACGTTCTTCCCCCCGCATGCGCGGAATGACAGTATGCACATGGCAGGCCTTATTCTTTTACCGTTCGAATTGAGAACATAATTGCATATCTCGGTGAGCTCGCGGTTTTTTGACCTTACCGTATTCATCATAAGTTTCTCTACTTTATCCAGATCACCGGATATAGAAGAATACCAAGGCTCGTCCATTGACTGTGGGATGTTCGGAATCTACTTAACTGTTTTCAGTAGAGAGCATTCTGTTCATTTGTTGATAAATAAGAAAAATTGGATTTGGAAGAGGTTTCTTTCTTGTTCAACCGAGCAGTGCCGATGCTGCGCTTGTGCAGAAGTCCATAAGGAGCTGAGGATACACACCGAGTATGATCACGAACGCCAAACATATCACGATCGCTGCGGTGAAGGGCTTCGGGATCTTTACCTTGTCGGTGGTCGCTCCTTTCTCGATGAACATCACTTTGATTACCCTGACATAATAGTACAGCGAGATCGCAGAGTTCAGAACCGCTATGAAAGCCAGCCATACCCATTGAGCCATCTGACCGTCGACGAATATCGCAGAGGAGAACAGGAAGAACTTTCCCGTGAAACCCGCAAGCGGCGGTATACCTGCCAATGAGAACAGGAACAGCATCATCGCTATTGCGAGGAACGGCGCCCTCTTTGCAAGACCCTGATAGTCCGAGATCTTCTCGCCTATTCCGGCGGAGATCAATCCGCCGACGATAAGGAATGCTCCTCCCTTCATGAACACGTGCACAAACATATAGAACAGACCCGATGACAGAGCATACTCAGATGCGACCGCCATTACGATCAGAATATAACCTGCGTTGGCGATGCTTGAATACGCGAGCATTCTCTTGATGTTGTTCTGAGATATCGCGATGATGTTTCCGACGGTCATCGTTATTGCGGCAATGATCGCAAAGACATACCTCACCTCCATCATGTTAAATGCTTCTGAGGCCGATGCCACAACGAAGATCATGAGGAATATCTTGAACAATGCAACAAATCCTACTTTCTTTGAACCTGTTGCCAGGAACATCGTGACGGGTGTAGGCGCTCCTTCGTATACATCAGGTGCCCACGCGTGGAATGGG
It includes:
- a CDS encoding geranylgeranyl reductase family protein, with translation MSMKADVLIVGAGPAGGTAAKYAATKGANVIIIERRPEVGVPVRCGELIPSNDEIIGMFPNAGDISSLFDIPKELKLRDIEGIKLIDPKGKERLLDFTGYTTDRDRFDKHIVSEAEKEGAQLVKGCLFIKTKDGKAETSLGDIEYKVIIGADGPGSRVARSLGIPKNNDLYPAVTAQAKGDFEPYVQMFFGGIAPGAYSWIIPKKGQANVGVGFSPKFADGTLSEYFEKFRTKHDLDVTTKLEGKYVPSEGMISRIVSDNGMVVGDAAGQVISVNGGGLPLALIAGRVCGEVAGDRCMNGRSLTDYQAECEKIFRKPLRTAASNKKLADVLAFGSDRRTSICMSILGERRMGDLIRCKRIFP
- a CDS encoding polyprenyl synthetase family protein is translated as MDEPWYSSISGDLDKVEKLMMNTVRSKNRELTEICNYVLNSNGKRIRPAMCILSFRACGGKNVKKTLDVATAIEIIHNATLVHDDINDEGDLRRGAQAAYRKYSIGKSIVAGDFMFAQGFRLIGSASPEIVDFIVDASAAMAAGEFIQKEFEHNISVTEGDYLKIIEGKTARLIECGAKIGAFLAGADIDSIAKVGEFAFQTGLAFQIVDDVLDVNGDEGTTGKRIGSDMVEGKPTLPAIYAMQDPVYGKKIKDFFRNKEISWAEVSEVIALIKKTDAIPRCMEKAKEIAEASMGMLDVIDDSVYKRSLIDLSKFIVARNR
- a CDS encoding NADH-quinone oxidoreductase subunit N; translated protein: MMYVDPSAITTIFGDFTPLAPMIIMIIGALIMPAVYFGTKRRNVVTGITLAIVAISMIINIIMMLGKYTDGYGVTGVNALGENLYLFTYDAFAGVMILLFQTVVLLAALVSSSSTETTRHHFGAFNSLLLAAAVGMMFVATANDLITIFLGVELASITSYVLVSMKRKDPRSAEAAVKYVIIGGLSTALTLYGLSMLYGVTGNTNISEIAATLAGSGFSWAFGIAMITLIAGLGFKVAAAPFHAWAPDVYEGAPTPVTMFLATGSKKVGFVALFKIFLMIFVVASASEAFNMMEVRYVFAIIAAITMTVGNIIAISQNNIKRMLAYSSIANAGYILIVMAVASEYALSSGLFYMFVHVFMKGGAFLIVGGLISAGIGEKISDYQGLAKRAPFLAIAMMLFLFSLAGIPPLAGFTGKFFLFSSAIFVDGQMAQWVWLAFIAVLNSAISLYYYVRVIKVMFIEKGATTDKVKIPKPFTAAIVICLAFVIILGVYPQLLMDFCTSAASALLG